The Mucilaginibacter terrenus genome has a segment encoding these proteins:
- a CDS encoding RagB/SusD family nutrient uptake outer membrane protein: MKKTIYIIICFLVCFTTACKKLDVPPINIIQDKDVFTSTGGIQAYMARIYSQLPIEDFRYSPQRGLNFFWIISPFPAVTGEALSRDQNGAMQENVGESPWSDCYKLIRDANYFLENMPKYKSTYSDAQVNAWLGEARFIRALTYFALVKRYGGVPLVDKVLEYPTTNVEDLNIARASEEAVYDFIAADLDYAYTNMSESNQSGRANKYAAAAFKSRAMLYAGSIAKYNTTTLVDAAGNRVCGIPVNKAVTYFKAAYDAALLVAPKYSLYKKAWAAGDKEAQFQNYVNMFFDETSPENVFVKEYHYPESVHGYDAYNVPRQLMGANGYSSEVNPTLNYVELFDGLPRNPDGTIKTTTAGKYDLYSNTMDLFANAEPRLRATVILPGDQFKGQSIEIRRGIYTGPSNGGISPLLPPGSTSNYPTSNIVQSSNANQTPYKLPDGSTLNPAGLSGVFTGDGTCAISGFSIRKWLVPDKPTSEVLENRSDQTWIEMRYAEVLLNRAEAAFELSSLGQNDKDYQQDAYMDINQIRERAGATLLTGPGQLTTDIIRKERRKELGFENKIWWDMRRWRTADKEQNSTIYRVLMPFYSAADKKYFFDARTDERNVRYTFDVRWYYEEIPGGEIQKSQKLIQNPGY, from the coding sequence ATGAAAAAGACCATATACATAATCATATGCTTTTTGGTGTGCTTTACAACAGCATGCAAAAAGCTGGATGTACCTCCTATCAATATCATACAGGATAAAGACGTATTTACTAGCACCGGTGGCATACAGGCCTACATGGCACGTATTTACAGCCAGTTGCCGATAGAAGATTTCCGTTATTCACCGCAGCGCGGCCTAAATTTCTTCTGGATCATCAGTCCGTTCCCGGCCGTAACAGGCGAAGCATTAAGCCGCGATCAGAATGGTGCCATGCAGGAGAACGTGGGCGAATCGCCATGGAGTGATTGTTATAAGCTGATTAGGGATGCTAATTACTTTCTGGAGAATATGCCTAAGTATAAAAGCACTTACAGCGATGCTCAGGTTAACGCTTGGTTAGGCGAGGCACGTTTCATACGCGCACTTACGTACTTTGCGCTGGTAAAGCGCTATGGAGGTGTACCGCTGGTAGATAAGGTGCTGGAATATCCAACCACCAATGTTGAGGATCTTAATATAGCTCGCGCATCAGAGGAAGCTGTTTACGATTTTATAGCAGCCGACCTTGACTACGCATACACCAACATGTCCGAGTCTAATCAGTCTGGCCGTGCCAACAAGTATGCAGCGGCAGCTTTTAAATCGCGGGCAATGCTTTACGCCGGCTCAATAGCTAAATACAACACAACAACGTTGGTTGATGCAGCGGGCAACAGGGTATGTGGTATACCTGTCAATAAAGCTGTTACCTATTTTAAAGCCGCTTACGATGCAGCTTTATTAGTGGCACCGAAGTACAGCCTGTATAAAAAAGCCTGGGCAGCTGGCGATAAGGAAGCTCAGTTTCAAAACTATGTAAACATGTTTTTTGATGAGACAAGCCCGGAGAACGTGTTTGTAAAAGAATACCACTATCCTGAGTCTGTTCACGGGTACGATGCTTACAATGTGCCTCGACAGCTGATGGGTGCGAACGGGTATTCTTCGGAAGTGAACCCTACGCTAAATTACGTAGAGCTGTTTGACGGATTGCCCAGGAACCCCGATGGTACAATCAAAACTACAACAGCCGGCAAATATGATTTATATTCCAATACCATGGACCTGTTTGCCAATGCCGAACCAAGGCTTCGTGCAACCGTGATACTTCCTGGTGATCAGTTCAAGGGACAGAGTATAGAAATTCGTCGCGGTATTTACACAGGGCCATCAAACGGCGGTATCAGTCCGCTGCTTCCTCCTGGTTCTACGTCTAATTACCCAACAAGTAATATTGTGCAATCATCTAATGCCAACCAAACTCCATATAAGTTACCTGATGGTAGCACACTTAATCCTGCTGGCTTAAGCGGCGTGTTCACCGGTGATGGTACATGTGCTATTTCAGGTTTCTCTATCCGTAAATGGCTTGTGCCAGATAAACCAACATCAGAAGTGCTGGAAAACCGTTCTGACCAAACCTGGATCGAAATGCGTTACGCTGAAGTATTGCTAAACCGTGCCGAAGCAGCCTTTGAACTAAGTAGTTTAGGCCAGAACGATAAAGATTACCAACAGGATGCCTATATGGACATCAACCAAATTCGTGAAAGGGCGGGAGCTACCTTACTCACAGGGCCCGGCCAGTTAACAACAGATATTATCCGTAAAGAAAGAAGAAAAGAACTTGGTTTTGAAAATAAGATATGGTGGGATATGCGCAGGTGGAGAACTGCTGATAAAGAACAAAACTCGACTATATATCGTGTGTTGATGCCATTTTACTCGGCGGCTGACAAAAAGTACTTTTTTGATGCGCGAACCGATGAGCGCAACGTTCGGTACACCTTTGATGTACGTTGGTACTACGAGGAGATACCAGGCGGTGAGATACAGAAAAGCCAGAAGTTAATACAAAACCCAGGTTATTAA